From Nonlabens sp. Ci31, the proteins below share one genomic window:
- a CDS encoding LysM peptidoglycan-binding domain-containing protein, which translates to MIKAYIFLWIGLLTLTSQGQQIDDLQINPLLIDRSFQELKNPLVLNDFFQKLQELENGNRNQITVVQIGDSHVQGPYFPQYIRQGLQSKFGNAGRGFVFPYRVAGTNGAVDVKFKANGNWKAVRNVKSNGSDDIGLSGINLETKNNDFLMQINLSESLEGLTEIKIVSPHPERFKLSLADKSDLLQQVNTNKTYKVASGDYLGKIAAQFHTSVQKIQQVNGMKNVNLRAGQTLQIPTGTSQNQIASVASFSDLTSMDGIVYQIPAGVNQLYLRPAQKKLKYVLDGLLLSTKKSGISFHGIGINGSKFSDFNKFPRFFDQLAALNPDLIIISLGTNESFYDTYTEEKLKSAMDVFNREMIQRGMTGSVLLTSPPPSMKNRKQINSTATAYAYEMGVFANLNSWAFYDLHSVSKTSSAMPYWYDANLTSSDKIHFLEKGYQLQASMLVESLFNSYSDYKK; encoded by the coding sequence ATGATCAAAGCTTATATTTTTTTATGGATCGGTCTATTGACGTTAACATCGCAAGGGCAACAAATTGATGATTTACAAATCAATCCCTTATTAATAGATCGCAGTTTTCAGGAGTTAAAGAATCCCTTAGTGCTGAATGATTTTTTTCAAAAACTCCAAGAGCTAGAAAACGGGAATAGAAATCAAATAACCGTGGTTCAAATAGGGGACTCTCATGTTCAAGGACCTTACTTTCCACAATATATAAGACAAGGCTTACAAAGCAAATTCGGTAATGCAGGTCGAGGTTTTGTATTCCCTTATAGAGTTGCTGGTACTAATGGCGCGGTAGATGTGAAATTTAAAGCAAACGGCAACTGGAAGGCAGTGCGCAATGTGAAAAGTAATGGTAGTGATGATATAGGACTGAGCGGTATTAACCTGGAGACCAAAAACAATGATTTTCTTATGCAAATCAATCTGAGTGAATCCTTAGAGGGCTTAACTGAAATCAAAATCGTTTCACCACATCCCGAACGTTTTAAACTGAGCCTTGCTGATAAGAGCGACCTTCTCCAACAAGTCAACACAAACAAAACCTATAAAGTAGCCTCTGGGGATTATCTAGGTAAAATCGCAGCTCAATTCCATACTTCTGTTCAAAAAATACAACAAGTAAACGGAATGAAAAACGTGAATTTACGCGCTGGACAGACCCTTCAAATACCAACGGGAACCTCACAAAATCAAATAGCGTCTGTTGCGAGTTTTAGCGATCTTACCTCTATGGATGGGATCGTCTACCAAATTCCTGCAGGAGTGAACCAGCTCTATTTAAGACCTGCTCAAAAGAAATTAAAATACGTTCTTGATGGGCTATTGTTAAGCACTAAAAAGAGCGGTATCAGCTTTCACGGCATAGGCATCAATGGCTCAAAATTTAGTGATTTTAATAAGTTCCCTAGGTTTTTTGATCAGCTAGCGGCATTAAATCCTGACTTGATCATCATCTCTTTAGGAACTAACGAGAGTTTTTACGATACCTATACAGAAGAGAAACTGAAATCTGCTATGGACGTATTCAACCGCGAAATGATCCAACGCGGCATGACGGGAAGTGTTTTGTTAACCAGCCCTCCACCATCAATGAAGAATCGCAAACAAATCAATTCTACCGCAACAGCATATGCCTATGAAATGGGCGTCTTTGCAAACTTGAATTCTTGGGCATTCTACGACTTACATTCGGTTTCTAAAACTAGTAGCGCGATGCCTTATTGGTACGATGCCAACTTAACCTCGAGTGATAAAATTCATTTCTTAGAAAAAGGCTACCAGCTACAAGCCTCAATGCTTGTGGAGTCCCTCTTTAACTCCTATTCCGATTATAAAAAATGA
- a CDS encoding MBOAT family O-acyltransferase, with protein sequence MMEWNDIWNWLSYDPQRPLLFNSEAFLYLFLGFYLLYIFMTDARRMRILYVIAFSLFFYYKCSGIYFILLIFSSFVDYYISELIYKSNHKDQRKWLLILSCIINLGLLAYFKYTGFLADNFNALFSGDLSFGNIFLPIGISFYTFQTMSYTIDIYRRELEPARNVWDFMFFVSFFPQLVAGPIVRAKDFIPQIYEKLQLSKKELSYALFLIMGGLLKKAVISDYISVNFVDRVFEFPDNYSAFENLLAVYGYTLQIYCDFSGYSDIAIGLALLMGFKLPPNFRTPYKSTSITEFWRRWHISLSSWLRDYLYISMGGNRKGKMRTYFNLFMTMLLGGLWHGASWKFILWGAMHGSVLTVEKAFNIPKLTSRSFPLKLIAGILTFHFVAFCWIFFRASDFSNAMNVISNIGAIEWSPQMWWMVLTGYQNVAIVLLIGFLWHFIPQKVQDKQLELFHKIPLVGKMVLFAVIIWVISATASSEVQPFIYFQF encoded by the coding sequence ATGATGGAATGGAATGACATATGGAACTGGTTAAGTTATGATCCACAAAGACCCTTACTATTCAATAGTGAGGCGTTTTTATACCTGTTTTTAGGTTTTTATCTGTTGTATATTTTTATGACTGATGCACGTAGAATGCGCATCTTGTATGTTATAGCCTTTTCCCTGTTTTTCTATTATAAATGTAGCGGGATCTACTTTATATTGCTGATATTTTCTTCGTTTGTAGATTATTACATCTCTGAGCTTATTTACAAAAGCAATCATAAAGACCAGAGAAAATGGCTGCTTATCCTTTCCTGTATCATCAACTTAGGCCTGCTCGCTTACTTTAAATACACCGGCTTCCTTGCCGATAACTTTAACGCACTGTTTTCAGGCGATTTGAGTTTTGGGAATATCTTTCTACCTATAGGTATCTCATTTTACACTTTTCAAACCATGTCCTATACGATAGACATTTATAGAAGAGAATTAGAACCGGCTAGAAACGTATGGGATTTTATGTTTTTTGTTTCCTTTTTCCCACAATTAGTTGCGGGACCTATTGTAAGAGCAAAAGATTTTATACCTCAGATTTATGAAAAGCTACAACTTTCTAAAAAAGAATTGAGCTATGCCCTTTTCCTTATTATGGGTGGGCTACTCAAAAAAGCAGTCATCTCTGATTACATCAGCGTCAACTTTGTGGATCGTGTTTTTGAATTCCCAGATAATTACTCCGCTTTTGAAAACTTGCTGGCTGTTTATGGCTATACCCTACAAATTTATTGTGATTTCTCGGGTTATTCCGACATTGCTATAGGTCTTGCACTTTTGATGGGTTTTAAATTACCTCCCAACTTTAGAACACCCTATAAAAGTACCAGCATTACCGAATTCTGGCGCAGGTGGCATATTTCTCTTTCGAGCTGGTTAAGAGATTACCTCTATATATCTATGGGCGGTAATCGCAAGGGTAAAATGCGCACATATTTCAACCTTTTTATGACCATGTTACTAGGTGGGTTATGGCATGGTGCCTCTTGGAAATTTATTCTTTGGGGAGCGATGCATGGAAGCGTTCTTACTGTAGAAAAGGCCTTCAACATCCCAAAATTAACCAGCAGGAGTTTTCCTTTAAAACTTATCGCAGGAATACTGACGTTTCACTTTGTAGCTTTTTGTTGGATTTTCTTCAGAGCATCAGACTTTAGCAATGCCATGAACGTGATATCTAATATAGGTGCCATAGAATGGAGTCCGCAAATGTGGTGGATGGTTTTAACTGGCTATCAAAATGTAGCTATCGTTTTATTGATAGGTTTTCTGTGGCATTTTATACCTCAAAAAGTACAAGACAAGCAACTGGAATTATTTCATAAAATTCCGCTAGTTGGTAAAATGGTTTTGTTTGCTGTTATCATCTGGGTAATAAGCGCTACGGCGAGTAGTGAGGTGCAACCTTTTATTTATTTTCAGTTTTAG
- a CDS encoding DUF6624 domain-containing protein, translated as MSKYIILLASIFLFLSCKQKENLTRINYEEMTDLVMANDFIMPDAVQYYDLQGNLLSKEEKEALSNDLPYANWFINDQNVLIKVEFQDPEIARLALAKEPVFKDINKVDCNNLNRILERIYARDQDNRGNNLMDEELDLSNLASVEQIVEKCGMPSRAAAGEKGMSAIWLVIQHASAEKRSQYFPQLLEASKKGDLERQDIALMQDRMLMDAGNPQLYGSQIMMNEDGSYDLYELKDTATVDARRAVMGMGPLSEYVSYWDLTFDVVQEK; from the coding sequence ATGAGTAAATACATCATCCTACTCGCATCCATTTTCTTATTCCTATCCTGCAAGCAAAAAGAAAACCTCACACGCATCAACTATGAAGAGATGACAGATCTAGTGATGGCAAATGATTTTATTATGCCAGACGCTGTGCAGTATTACGACTTGCAAGGAAACCTTTTAAGTAAGGAGGAAAAAGAAGCGCTATCAAATGACTTGCCTTATGCTAATTGGTTCATCAATGATCAAAATGTGCTCATAAAAGTAGAGTTTCAAGATCCAGAAATTGCCCGTTTGGCACTTGCAAAGGAACCAGTTTTTAAAGACATTAATAAAGTCGATTGTAATAATTTGAATAGAATTCTGGAAAGAATATACGCTAGAGATCAAGATAATAGAGGAAATAACTTGATGGATGAAGAGTTGGATCTAAGCAATCTAGCCTCTGTAGAACAAATTGTGGAAAAATGTGGTATGCCCAGTAGAGCTGCAGCTGGAGAAAAAGGTATGAGTGCTATATGGTTAGTGATTCAACATGCGAGCGCAGAAAAAAGATCACAATACTTTCCGCAATTATTAGAAGCTTCAAAAAAAGGAGATTTAGAACGTCAGGATATTGCTTTGATGCAAGATAGAATGTTGATGGATGCGGGTAATCCGCAATTGTACGGTTCTCAAATCATGATGAATGAAGATGGATCTTATGATTTATACGAACTAAAAGATACCGCAACGGTAGATGCTAGAAGAGCTGTTATGGGAATGGGACCACTTTCAGAATATGTGAGCTATTGGGATTTGACCTTTGATGTGGTACAAGAGAAGTAA
- the hemW gene encoding radical SAM family heme chaperone HemW, which translates to MSGIYIHIPFCKQACHYCDFHFSTNLKHKTNIIDAICDELSFRESEFKNTTVQTIYFGGGTPSVLEVKEIEKIIQTVFDHYTVAAHPEITLEANPDDLTEEKLISFSKTRVNRLSLGVQSFFEEDLQLMNRAHNATEAHKCIEQAVTYFPNISIDLIYGIPGMSKERWRENLNKAIALKVPHISSYALTVEENTVLKSFIEKGIVAQVEDEVAQQHFEILLDVMELNHFKNYEFSNFGKEGFFSQNNTAYWTGKSYIGIGPSAHSFDGKRRGWNINNNVKYMKSIQAGELPMETEELTVVDQYNEYIMTGLRTIYGVSLLKVKTDYGLNFKEYLLKQAAGYLKDHLLYLDGDTLLVTRKGKFLSDGIASELFMLNLS; encoded by the coding sequence ATGAGCGGTATTTATATACATATTCCATTTTGCAAACAGGCTTGTCATTATTGCGACTTCCATTTTAGCACTAATTTGAAGCACAAGACCAATATAATTGACGCTATTTGTGATGAGTTAAGCTTTCGCGAAAGCGAGTTTAAAAACACCACCGTGCAAACGATTTATTTTGGTGGTGGAACTCCTAGCGTGCTGGAAGTTAAAGAGATAGAAAAGATCATTCAAACTGTTTTTGATCACTATACCGTCGCAGCACATCCAGAAATTACCTTGGAGGCAAATCCTGATGATTTGACCGAAGAAAAACTCATTTCTTTTTCAAAAACACGCGTTAACCGTCTCTCTTTAGGAGTCCAAAGTTTTTTTGAAGAAGATCTCCAACTGATGAATCGTGCTCACAATGCTACAGAAGCTCACAAATGCATCGAGCAAGCAGTGACTTATTTCCCTAATATTTCTATAGATCTTATTTATGGAATTCCAGGTATGAGCAAGGAAAGATGGCGCGAGAATTTAAACAAAGCCATAGCTTTAAAAGTGCCGCATATTTCTAGTTATGCACTTACCGTAGAAGAAAATACAGTGCTTAAATCCTTTATAGAAAAAGGAATTGTAGCTCAAGTAGAAGATGAGGTGGCACAACAACATTTTGAGATACTGCTGGACGTCATGGAATTGAATCATTTTAAAAATTATGAATTCTCAAATTTTGGTAAGGAAGGTTTCTTCTCCCAAAACAACACTGCTTACTGGACCGGTAAAAGCTATATTGGGATAGGGCCAAGTGCACATAGCTTTGACGGTAAAAGACGTGGCTGGAATATCAATAATAATGTAAAGTACATGAAGTCCATTCAGGCAGGAGAGTTGCCTATGGAAACAGAAGAGTTGACTGTAGTAGACCAGTATAATGAATACATTATGACTGGTTTGCGAACTATTTACGGTGTTTCCCTCTTAAAAGTAAAAACAGATTACGGACTAAACTTTAAAGAATATCTTTTAAAACAAGCCGCAGGTTATTTAAAAGACCATTTGCTCTACCTAGATGGCGATACTTTGCTGGTTACCAGAAAAGGCAAGTTTCTCAGCGATGGGATTGCAAGCGAATTGTTTATGTTGAATTTGAGTTAG
- a CDS encoding serine hydrolase, producing the protein MYTKLVVFLAFVTLGVSFATEKTPLINTTNPQPEVVNYQDAGLQLALQDQINANAQWKNLIQQKRMSVSLVDMTDENNIKYANINGDNMMYAASMPKIAVLYAAIDAIEEGDLRLTKKVQNDMWLMINKSNNAASTRMIDRVGFQRIEDLMCNPENPFYDKEGSGGLWVGKRYAAQGKRNPEPIRGLSHAATTDAVAKFYYQLATGQLINKKRSAQMLKYLKNPGLHHKFVNTLDVIAPEATLYRKSGSWKNWHCDSIMVVDEARGKKYILVAMVEDSAGEQIIRDLVKPAEIALDQSATLAPDLEENEITITTDS; encoded by the coding sequence ATGTATACTAAACTAGTAGTTTTTCTTGCTTTTGTGACGCTAGGCGTGTCTTTTGCGACCGAGAAAACTCCGTTAATAAACACTACAAATCCTCAGCCTGAGGTCGTGAATTATCAAGATGCTGGTTTACAACTCGCACTTCAAGATCAAATCAACGCAAACGCTCAGTGGAAAAATCTTATCCAGCAAAAAAGGATGTCCGTCAGCTTGGTAGACATGACTGATGAAAACAATATTAAATACGCCAATATCAACGGTGATAACATGATGTATGCTGCCAGTATGCCAAAAATTGCTGTGCTTTATGCAGCGATTGATGCTATCGAAGAAGGAGACCTTAGACTTACTAAAAAGGTTCAAAATGACATGTGGTTAATGATTAATAAATCAAATAACGCTGCATCCACTAGAATGATTGATCGTGTGGGCTTTCAACGTATTGAAGATTTGATGTGTAATCCAGAAAACCCTTTTTACGATAAAGAAGGAAGTGGCGGCTTATGGGTAGGAAAAAGATATGCCGCGCAAGGAAAGCGCAATCCAGAGCCTATTAGAGGACTAAGCCATGCAGCTACTACTGATGCCGTGGCAAAATTCTACTACCAACTGGCCACTGGACAACTCATCAATAAAAAGCGCAGTGCACAAATGTTGAAGTACTTAAAAAACCCTGGTTTACATCATAAATTTGTCAACACCTTAGATGTTATTGCCCCTGAGGCGACACTTTACCGTAAAAGTGGCTCTTGGAAAAACTGGCATTGTGATTCTATAATGGTAGTGGATGAAGCAAGAGGTAAAAAATACATTCTCGTAGCAATGGTAGAAGATTCAGCAGGCGAGCAAATTATAAGAGATTTAGTAAAGCCCGCAGAGATTGCACTAGATCAAAGCGCTACCTTAGCTCCTGATTTAGAAGAAAATGAAATCACTATTACAACAGATTCATAA
- a CDS encoding Npt1/Npt2 family nucleotide transporter — protein MKSLLQQIHNFFDIRDGEESISLMMQLYIFLIICALLIVKPTVNALFLYQLGAENLSVAFIIIAVTAVVVSFLYNKSLERFPLRYIIRSTLGLFSLGFIIMGFIVAFNWVTPFFAYLFYTMVAMFALLATSQFWVMANVVFNVREAKRLFGFIGAGGIAGGIIGGYLTSVLVGFLGNGVLMMIAGLLIALSTIVFQRIWKTRVQTLSKFKRKERATVSSESSIKLIYQSKHLTYLAAVIGLGVLVAKLVDYQFSYIAAAQITDPKELASFFGFWFSTFNIVSLLIQLFLTNKILENTDISVSLIALPAGIVLLCVGLLFFPELWIVIIIKGLDGSLKQSLHKSAVELLSLPIPPHIKNKTKTFIDVVVDSLATGIAGFLLIFVIKGLELSDTYITGITIAVVLLWIFVAFKVRDAYLGTFKESIMIRENLGSSKKSSARIRQNMKIIFESGSEKDILEMLKRLPEVAHKSIKKDVLNLLDHPSNKVKAAVIDNLNYITKEPQIKVQDFIYLKDDDLIVSTMRYLLSQDKVSHQFFEQYLNYDEEFISTAALLCLARESEDNPTLASKYNLHLRIQLFIDELENRESDLSISEIARVIETLGYIKRTRFHSIIERYLTHPNPILKNAALLAAGETAREKFLPVLYEELEHIAYRENCIKAISSFGNAIIPTLYKRYLDKNLSHQQRSQIPVIVSKIHSEKAYRTLFKMSQRGNFKIRTKAAGLLYSWRREGVDYTINQRTLHIMVYNECKLYRALLGCYFSMRIIERSKLQPEKVISLAEKTERSHLIQQLKACLELNLKRVFHLLALYYNPDDVFVAYKGLLSETKESQLQAMEYLDGLLGRNLKTQLLPLLETGFSSPQQEMSDYHKHIALFNQEDCLKTLLYIEDQTTQLKTIALLKLIEEDYSYQLLIEASDMTSHKINEAALEALKFKNNQQKSA, from the coding sequence ATGAAATCACTATTACAACAGATTCATAATTTTTTTGACATAAGGGATGGAGAAGAGTCCATTTCCCTTATGATGCAGCTGTATATATTTTTAATTATATGCGCATTACTGATAGTTAAACCTACAGTAAATGCGCTTTTTTTATATCAATTAGGAGCTGAAAATTTATCTGTTGCATTTATAATAATTGCAGTTACTGCTGTGGTGGTCTCATTTCTCTACAATAAGTCTTTAGAGAGATTTCCACTGCGCTATATTATAAGATCAACCCTAGGCTTGTTTTCTTTAGGTTTTATAATCATGGGGTTTATTGTGGCCTTTAATTGGGTTACTCCATTCTTTGCCTATTTGTTCTACACCATGGTAGCAATGTTTGCTTTATTAGCCACTTCTCAATTTTGGGTGATGGCAAATGTGGTTTTCAATGTTAGAGAGGCAAAAAGGCTTTTTGGCTTTATAGGAGCTGGTGGAATTGCTGGTGGAATCATAGGTGGGTACCTCACTTCCGTTCTTGTCGGATTTCTAGGAAATGGAGTTTTAATGATGATCGCTGGATTGCTTATTGCACTGAGTACTATAGTTTTTCAACGCATCTGGAAAACGCGTGTACAGACTTTAAGTAAATTTAAAAGGAAAGAAAGAGCCACTGTTTCTTCAGAGTCTTCTATAAAACTCATCTATCAGTCCAAACACCTCACCTATCTCGCTGCCGTAATAGGTCTAGGTGTACTGGTTGCTAAGTTGGTGGATTACCAGTTCAGTTACATTGCAGCTGCTCAAATAACAGACCCAAAAGAACTGGCTTCTTTTTTTGGGTTTTGGTTCAGTACGTTTAATATTGTTTCTTTATTGATACAGTTGTTCCTGACTAATAAGATACTTGAAAACACAGATATCAGTGTTAGCCTTATCGCATTGCCCGCTGGAATCGTTTTACTTTGTGTAGGCTTGTTATTTTTTCCAGAATTATGGATCGTGATTATTATCAAAGGTCTAGATGGAAGTTTGAAACAATCGCTTCATAAAAGTGCTGTAGAATTACTTTCCTTACCTATTCCACCTCATATTAAGAACAAAACTAAAACCTTTATTGATGTGGTAGTGGATAGCCTTGCGACTGGGATCGCTGGTTTTCTGCTCATTTTTGTGATCAAAGGTCTAGAACTATCTGACACTTATATCACGGGAATTACTATTGCCGTTGTGCTCTTATGGATATTCGTCGCTTTTAAAGTAAGAGATGCGTATCTAGGAACCTTTAAGGAGAGTATTATGATACGTGAAAACCTGGGGAGCTCTAAAAAATCGTCAGCTCGCATACGTCAAAACATGAAAATTATCTTTGAATCTGGCTCTGAAAAAGATATTCTTGAAATGCTTAAAAGACTTCCAGAAGTGGCCCATAAATCCATCAAAAAAGATGTTCTTAACTTACTGGATCACCCCAGTAATAAGGTGAAGGCCGCAGTAATAGATAACCTCAATTACATTACCAAAGAACCTCAAATTAAAGTACAAGATTTTATCTATTTAAAAGATGATGATCTTATCGTAAGTACCATGAGGTATTTATTGTCTCAAGATAAAGTTTCACATCAGTTCTTTGAACAGTATTTGAATTATGATGAAGAGTTTATTTCTACAGCAGCATTATTGTGCCTAGCAAGAGAATCTGAAGACAACCCTACTTTAGCTTCTAAATACAACCTCCATCTTAGGATACAGTTGTTTATAGATGAGCTTGAAAATCGGGAAAGCGATTTAAGTATATCAGAAATTGCTCGGGTGATTGAGACATTGGGTTATATAAAAAGGACTCGCTTTCACAGCATTATAGAACGCTACCTCACACATCCCAACCCCATTCTTAAAAACGCAGCGCTTCTTGCTGCTGGAGAGACTGCTAGAGAAAAGTTTTTACCTGTGCTTTATGAAGAATTAGAGCATATCGCTTATCGCGAAAACTGTATTAAAGCCATCTCTAGTTTTGGAAATGCCATTATCCCGACTTTGTACAAAAGGTATCTCGATAAGAACTTAAGCCATCAACAAAGATCTCAGATACCTGTCATCGTCAGTAAAATACATTCAGAAAAAGCCTACCGCACACTGTTTAAAATGAGTCAAAGAGGTAATTTTAAAATAAGAACAAAAGCAGCTGGCCTGCTCTACAGCTGGCGCAGAGAAGGAGTAGATTATACTATTAATCAACGCACGCTGCATATCATGGTTTACAACGAATGTAAGTTATATCGAGCTTTATTGGGTTGTTATTTTTCCATGCGCATTATAGAGCGATCTAAATTGCAGCCAGAAAAAGTCATCTCATTAGCTGAAAAAACAGAACGATCTCACTTAATACAGCAACTAAAGGCATGCCTAGAACTCAATCTAAAAAGAGTCTTTCACCTACTGGCGCTATATTACAATCCAGATGATGTTTTTGTAGCCTATAAAGGGCTTCTAAGTGAGACTAAGGAGTCTCAACTACAAGCTATGGAATACCTCGATGGTCTATTAGGAAGGAATCTAAAAACACAACTACTGCCTCTTCTCGAGACTGGTTTTAGCTCACCTCAGCAAGAAATGAGTGATTATCACAAACACATCGCGCTATTTAATCAAGAGGACTGTCTTAAGACATTACTTTATATAGAGGATCAAACTACCCAATTGAAAACAATTGCATTGCTTAAATTGATTGAAGAAGATTACTCCTATCAACTGCTTATAGAAGCCTCTGATATGACTTCTCATAAAATAAATGAAGCAGCACTAGAGGCTTTAAAATTTAAAAATAACCAACAGAAAAGTGCCTAG
- a CDS encoding serine hydrolase yields the protein MKHITTIITVLFTALFLMAFYPIDGYNKTGIKRLKRLEKTLDSTITEYYLRKGSFKKYDEINLWMCEKTIPVDSIMTVDKEFQQEMLRLFPSRSGYGITVLDMTDIDHMRYAAMNENSGFQPGSVGKIVVATAFFTELRNLCPGDFNVRTELMKNKVVKSGRWGLYDHHTIPIYNIEKDSFIKRTVIASDEFTLYEWVDHMLSVSNNGAASIVWREALLMRIFGDKYFTLTQDEADAYLEKANRSELTNIAIDLVNQPLRDLGITQDEWRLGSFFTNGPDKYVGSKGGSIATPKGLMKYFINLEQGLVIDQESSLEIKRLLYMTDRRIRYGASPQLNDAALYFKSGSLYSNNKALGTPYGEYKGNVYNYMNSVCIVEHPNGTNYIVCLESNVLSTNSAGAHMYLASAIDKQIRKKYELTEKKK from the coding sequence GTGAAACATATAACTACTATAATAACGGTGCTGTTTACGGCCCTGTTCCTTATGGCATTTTATCCTATTGATGGGTATAATAAAACAGGAATCAAAAGATTAAAGAGGCTTGAAAAAACCTTGGATAGTACTATTACAGAGTATTATCTCAGAAAAGGCTCTTTCAAGAAGTATGACGAAATCAACCTATGGATGTGTGAAAAAACCATTCCTGTTGATAGCATAATGACCGTAGATAAAGAATTCCAACAAGAGATGTTGCGCCTTTTCCCTAGTCGTTCTGGTTATGGGATTACTGTTTTAGATATGACTGATATTGATCATATGCGATATGCAGCAATGAATGAAAACAGCGGTTTCCAGCCTGGAAGCGTAGGGAAAATTGTTGTAGCAACGGCCTTCTTTACAGAGTTGAGAAACCTATGTCCAGGAGACTTTAATGTGCGTACAGAGTTGATGAAAAATAAGGTGGTTAAATCTGGAAGATGGGGACTTTACGATCATCATACCATTCCTATTTATAATATAGAAAAAGACAGCTTTATTAAACGCACCGTAATTGCGAGCGATGAATTTACCCTATATGAATGGGTAGATCATATGTTAAGTGTAAGTAATAACGGAGCCGCAAGTATTGTTTGGAGAGAAGCTTTATTGATGCGCATCTTTGGAGATAAATATTTTACCCTAACACAAGATGAAGCAGACGCTTATTTGGAAAAGGCCAATAGAAGTGAGCTTACCAATATAGCTATAGATTTAGTCAACCAGCCATTAAGAGATTTAGGTATTACTCAAGACGAGTGGCGATTGGGTAGTTTTTTCACTAACGGTCCTGATAAGTACGTGGGTAGTAAAGGAGGCTCTATAGCAACGCCAAAAGGCTTGATGAAATACTTTATCAACTTAGAACAAGGCCTTGTTATAGATCAAGAATCAAGCTTAGAAATTAAGAGATTGCTCTACATGACAGATCGCAGGATACGTTATGGTGCGAGTCCGCAATTGAATGATGCTGCCCTTTATTTTAAATCAGGTAGTTTGTACAGTAATAATAAAGCTTTAGGGACTCCTTATGGAGAATACAAGGGGAACGTTTATAATTACATGAACAGCGTTTGTATTGTAGAACATCCTAATGGCACCAACTACATTGTTTGTTTAGAGAGTAATGTATTAAGCACTAACAGCGCTGGCGCGCACATGTACCTCGCCAGTGCTATAGATAAACAGATTAGAAAGAAATACGAGCTCACTGAAAAGAAGAAGTAA